The following coding sequences lie in one Peribacillus frigoritolerans genomic window:
- a CDS encoding DNA topoisomerase III produces the protein MSKSVVIAEKPSVARDIANVLKCNKKGNGFLEGDKYIVTWALGHLVTLADPEAYDIKYKTWKLEDLPMLPEHMKLVVMKQTGKQFNTVKTQLNRSDVNEVIVATDAGREGELVARWIIDKAKVHKPIKRLWISSVTDKAIKDGFNNLKPGKAYEDLYTSAVARSEADWYIGLNATRALTTKFNAQLNCGRVQTPTVAMVAAREEEIANFKPQTYYGIEAQTDGLKLTWQDENGNSRSFNKEKTDAIVKSLGSKDATVVTIDRKAKKTFAPGLYDLTELQRDGNKLFGYSAKETLNIMQKLYEQHKVLTYPRTDSRYLSSDIVSTLPERLKACAIGEYRPLANKVLSKPIKVSKGFVDDSKVSDHHAIIPTEGYVNISSFTDKERKIYDLVVKRFLAVLFPAFEYEQLTVQTKIGDQKFIAKGKTVIHSGWKEVYANHFDDEESDDVKEQLLPRIEKDDVLKTKIITQTSGQTKPPARFTEATLLSAMENPTKYMKTNDKKLVDTLKSTGGLGTVATRADIIDKLFNSFLFEKRGGKEIYITAKGRQLLDLVPEKLKSPATTAEWEQKLELIAKGKLKKDVFINEMKDYTKEIVSAIKTSDKKYKHDNISTKSCPDCGKPMLEVNSKKGKMLVCQDRECGHKKNVARVTNARCPQCKKKMELRGEGDGQIFTCKCGYREKLSAFEARRKKESGGKVDKRSVQKYLKEQEKEAEPINNPFADLLKGFNLDK, from the coding sequence ATGTCAAAAAGTGTGGTAATTGCTGAGAAGCCTTCAGTTGCACGTGATATCGCAAATGTATTGAAGTGCAATAAAAAAGGCAATGGGTTTTTAGAAGGCGATAAATACATCGTTACGTGGGCATTAGGACATTTAGTTACACTAGCAGATCCAGAGGCATACGATATTAAATATAAAACCTGGAAACTGGAAGACCTTCCTATGCTTCCTGAACACATGAAGTTAGTTGTCATGAAACAAACAGGAAAGCAATTTAATACTGTTAAAACACAATTAAATCGCAGTGATGTAAATGAAGTAATTGTGGCTACTGATGCAGGGAGAGAAGGAGAATTAGTTGCACGTTGGATTATTGATAAAGCAAAAGTTCATAAGCCTATCAAACGACTCTGGATTTCTTCTGTAACAGATAAAGCTATTAAAGATGGATTCAATAACTTAAAGCCTGGTAAAGCTTATGAAGACTTGTATACTTCTGCAGTAGCACGTTCGGAAGCGGATTGGTATATCGGCTTGAATGCAACTCGTGCCTTAACGACAAAATTTAATGCACAATTAAACTGTGGACGTGTTCAAACACCAACAGTTGCAATGGTTGCAGCACGCGAAGAGGAAATTGCGAATTTCAAACCGCAAACCTATTATGGAATCGAAGCCCAAACGGATGGACTCAAGTTAACGTGGCAAGATGAAAATGGAAATAGTCGCAGCTTTAATAAAGAAAAGACCGACGCAATCGTGAAATCACTTGGAAGTAAAGATGCGACTGTTGTTACCATTGACCGCAAAGCAAAGAAAACATTCGCACCTGGTCTATATGATTTAACAGAGTTACAACGTGATGGGAATAAACTCTTTGGCTATTCTGCTAAAGAAACATTGAACATTATGCAAAAATTGTACGAGCAACACAAAGTCTTGACTTATCCCCGTACAGATTCACGTTATTTATCATCCGATATCGTTAGTACGCTTCCGGAGCGTTTAAAAGCATGTGCCATAGGTGAATATCGTCCTCTTGCAAATAAAGTGTTAAGTAAACCTATTAAAGTGTCAAAAGGATTTGTGGATGATAGTAAAGTGAGTGATCACCATGCCATTATTCCAACTGAAGGTTACGTAAATATTTCATCCTTCACTGACAAAGAACGCAAAATCTACGACCTTGTCGTGAAACGTTTCTTAGCTGTTTTATTCCCTGCATTTGAATATGAGCAATTAACAGTGCAAACGAAAATCGGGGATCAAAAATTTATCGCTAAAGGAAAAACAGTGATTCATTCTGGCTGGAAAGAAGTTTATGCAAACCATTTTGATGATGAAGAATCAGATGATGTAAAAGAGCAGTTATTACCTCGTATTGAAAAAGACGATGTATTAAAGACAAAAATAATCACTCAAACGTCAGGCCAAACAAAGCCCCCAGCACGCTTTACTGAGGCGACTTTACTATCAGCAATGGAAAATCCCACGAAATACATGAAAACAAATGATAAAAAGCTTGTGGACACGTTAAAATCTACTGGAGGACTTGGTACAGTAGCCACTCGTGCTGATATCATCGATAAATTATTTAATTCGTTCTTATTCGAAAAACGTGGCGGTAAGGAAATCTATATCACAGCTAAGGGGCGTCAGCTTTTAGATTTAGTGCCAGAAAAACTAAAATCTCCTGCAACAACAGCTGAGTGGGAACAAAAGCTCGAGCTAATCGCAAAAGGGAAACTGAAAAAAGATGTGTTCATCAATGAAATGAAAGATTACACAAAAGAGATTGTCAGTGCAATCAAAACGAGTGACAAAAAATATAAACATGACAATATCTCAACGAAATCCTGTCCAGACTGTGGTAAGCCAATGCTTGAAGTGAATAGCAAAAAAGGCAAAATGCTCGTCTGCCAAGATCGTGAATGCGGCCATAAAAAGAATGTCGCCCGTGTAACGAATGCACGCTGTCCACAATGTAAAAAGAAAATGGAACTACGTGGTGAAGGCGATGGTCAAATCTTCACATGTAAATGCGGATACCGCGAGAAACTATCTGCTTTTGAAGCAAGACGTAAAAAAGAGTCTGGTGGAAAAGTGGATAAACGTTCCGTTCAGAAATATTTAAAAGAGCAGGAAAAAGAAGCCGAACCGATTAATAATCCATTTGCGGACTTATTAAAAGGGTTTAATTTAGATAAATAA
- a CDS encoding ABC transporter ATP-binding protein has protein sequence MIEVHDLSKKLKKNNVLQNITYTFEKGRIYGLVGKNGSGKTMLLRAIAGLIIPTEGSVTINEKVLHKDISFPPSIGIIIENLELLPQFDAETNLKILAAIKKTASLEDIQHAIKRLELDRFGTLKVRKYSLGMKQRLNIAQAIFEKPEIILLDEPTNAIDEKGVERVLDIFQEERERGATIIIATHNKEDVFPICDEVIEISNGRLK, from the coding sequence ATGATTGAAGTCCATGACTTATCAAAGAAGTTAAAAAAAAATAATGTTTTACAAAACATCACTTACACCTTCGAAAAAGGGAGAATCTATGGTTTGGTTGGAAAAAATGGATCTGGTAAGACCATGTTGCTTCGGGCGATAGCTGGACTTATTATTCCAACTGAAGGCAGTGTAACCATTAATGAAAAAGTATTGCATAAAGATATTTCGTTTCCGCCAAGTATCGGTATTATTATTGAAAATCTCGAATTGCTTCCCCAATTCGATGCTGAGACTAATTTGAAAATTCTTGCTGCGATTAAGAAAACAGCGTCGCTCGAAGATATACAACACGCCATAAAGAGACTTGAGCTGGATCGGTTCGGTACATTGAAAGTAAGAAAATATTCTCTAGGTATGAAGCAGCGACTGAATATAGCACAAGCAATTTTTGAAAAACCTGAAATTATTTTATTGGATGAACCAACTAATGCAATTGATGAAAAAGGTGTGGAACGAGTTCTTGATATTTTTCAAGAAGAACGGGAGAGAGGTGCAACTATCATTATTGCCACTCATAATAAAGAGGATGTTTTCCCGATTTGTGATGAAGTTATAGAAATTAGTAATGGACGGTTAAAATGA
- a CDS encoding DUF2705 family protein → MTQFRNEAFILFIVALIQYVYFMNDSLAHSSFPFLDGVPTPVSYPHSVTYLMGWYISIAASSFILLGHISDSLFDYGKYIILRGKSRISWLMSKVIHMWRVVLVLVFSQLIATTFFQTILESDPVLEFTHLFEGILFYVLTIMAILSIQMILELYMKSQLAFILTNCYVLLSITIVEGFVQKKVLFHVFFPNLSMSFRNGIIANPNLQETVGQLNEPGLFLVVIILFLLCLSVIRIKKIELM, encoded by the coding sequence ATGACTCAATTTAGAAATGAAGCGTTCATCTTGTTTATTGTTGCACTCATCCAATATGTATATTTCATGAATGATAGTTTAGCTCATTCTTCCTTTCCGTTTTTGGATGGGGTACCGACACCAGTTAGTTATCCTCACTCAGTTACCTATTTAATGGGCTGGTATATATCGATAGCTGCAAGTAGCTTCATTTTATTAGGACACATCTCGGATTCACTATTTGATTACGGAAAATATATCATTTTAAGGGGAAAAAGTAGGATTTCATGGCTAATGTCTAAAGTAATCCATATGTGGAGGGTTGTACTGGTTTTAGTTTTTTCTCAATTAATTGCTACAACTTTTTTTCAAACAATCTTGGAATCTGATCCTGTACTTGAATTTACACACCTGTTTGAAGGTATATTGTTTTATGTGTTAACAATCATGGCTATTTTATCCATACAAATGATATTGGAACTGTATATGAAATCTCAATTGGCGTTTATATTAACCAATTGTTATGTGCTTCTATCAATAACGATTGTTGAAGGTTTCGTTCAAAAAAAAGTGCTATTTCATGTGTTTTTCCCGAACCTTTCAATGAGTTTTCGCAATGGCATTATTGCTAATCCTAACTTGCAGGAAACGGTAGGCCAATTAAATGAGCCGGGGCTTTTTTTAGTTGTTATTATTTTGTTTCTGCTTTGTCTTTCCGTAATAAGAATAAAAAAAATAGAATTAATGTGA
- a CDS encoding WxPxxD family membrane protein encodes MKSKRLLSTICLFLFMVVLWYKQTSDFVHLQPLYNRFLSINSNIYSPNSIEAHVLFFTYPFLMFVKNTATPSHAAATVRYLMRGAKYQKDVLNAFYAVLIFVTIHLFILSGYNLFYLGSVFLKDVSFVQILLCEFLGLVFYYFSLALLYIAIKTILNSDILSYSFVFFIVTLTFFFNKLVMQELYTPIRDLANIVLLLVASGDMYSIVTIYLRQITIVVVLLVFGWNMFQRKDYLKNDSI; translated from the coding sequence ATGAAATCTAAACGGTTGCTTTCAACTATCTGTTTATTCCTGTTTATGGTGGTGCTTTGGTATAAACAAACAAGTGACTTTGTTCATCTTCAACCACTTTATAACAGGTTTCTCTCAATAAACTCTAATATATATTCGCCGAATTCAATCGAAGCACATGTGCTATTTTTCACTTATCCTTTTTTGATGTTCGTAAAAAACACTGCAACTCCAAGTCATGCAGCAGCAACAGTTAGATATTTAATGCGTGGTGCAAAATATCAGAAGGACGTTCTAAATGCTTTCTATGCAGTTCTTATTTTCGTTACAATCCATCTTTTCATTTTAAGTGGCTATAACCTTTTCTATTTGGGAAGTGTTTTTTTAAAAGATGTAAGTTTTGTTCAGATCCTATTATGTGAGTTTCTTGGTCTTGTTTTTTATTATTTCTCGCTAGCTCTTCTTTATATAGCGATTAAAACGATCCTAAATTCAGATATATTATCTTACTCTTTTGTGTTTTTTATTGTGACATTGACTTTCTTTTTCAATAAGTTAGTCATGCAAGAGTTGTATACACCGATTCGAGATCTAGCAAATATCGTTTTATTATTAGTAGCTTCTGGTGATATGTACAGTATAGTAACGATTTATTTGCGCCAAATAACGATTGTCGTAGTCCTGCTTGTTTTTGGGTGGAACATGTTTCAAAGGAAGGATTACCTGAAAAATGACTCAATTTAG
- a CDS encoding DUF2712 domain-containing protein codes for MFVLIIASIFSIGSSVFAANNTSDDKSFRFTVPASSNPDKGTTYENGYSKTQSRSTAEKNAPWYLNLAYSSEGAGTISIMWLAKGSTSYSYPSEYYQGKKYTSKVKKAVSGSVRIGAENNNLSTKSHIVEGYWDPAVR; via the coding sequence ATGTTTGTATTGATTATCGCCTCAATTTTTAGTATTGGTTCAAGTGTTTTTGCAGCTAACAATACGAGTGATGATAAAAGTTTTCGTTTTACTGTTCCTGCATCTAGCAATCCGGATAAGGGCACTACTTACGAGAATGGCTACTCAAAAACGCAATCAAGATCGACCGCAGAAAAGAATGCTCCATGGTATTTGAATCTTGCCTATTCTTCAGAAGGTGCAGGGACAATTTCGATAATGTGGCTTGCTAAGGGAAGTACTTCCTACTCATATCCAAGCGAATATTACCAAGGAAAAAAATATACCAGTAAAGTTAAAAAAGCTGTCAGTGGTTCAGTACGTATTGGCGCTGAAAATAATAACTTATCTACAAAATCACATATCGTAGAAGGATATTGGGATCCAGCAGTGCGTTAA
- a CDS encoding ABC-F family ATP-binding cassette domain-containing protein, whose product MSLLSIDKLAHSFGDRTLFKDVSFRLMAGEHVGLVGANGVGKSTMMNIITGQLIHDDGRVEWTPGVEYGYLDQHTILSKGKSIRDVLRDAYLPLFEQEKALNEVTEKMGTATPEELEELLEQMGEIQDKLEAGGFYNLDIKIEEAARGLGLDAIGLDRDVSALSGGQRTKVLLAKLLLEQPEVLLLDEPTNYLDVEHIRWLSSYLKEYPNAFLLISHDTEFMNGVVDVIFHLEFSKLTRYTATYEKFLELAELNKNQHINAYEKQREFIKKQEDFIAKNKARYSTTGRAKSRQKQLNRMERIDRPETAMKPTFDFKESRASSRYVFEGEDLEIGYDRPLLPKLSMTIERGEKIAVVGCNGVGKSTLLKTILGKIDPLGGKRSLGDFLFSSYFEQEVKAGDTTPIDEVWNAFPHLDQPQVRAILARVGLKNEHITRPMSHLSGGEQAKVRLCKLMLTESNWLLFDEPTNHLDVVAKEELKRALKEYKGTIVLVCHEPDFYEDWVTKVWDVEEWSAQN is encoded by the coding sequence ATGAGCTTACTTTCTATAGATAAATTAGCACACAGCTTTGGTGACCGTACCTTATTCAAGGATGTTTCCTTCCGCCTGATGGCCGGGGAACATGTTGGTCTGGTCGGGGCAAATGGTGTCGGGAAGTCAACTATGATGAATATCATTACAGGGCAACTTATCCATGATGATGGCCGGGTCGAATGGACACCTGGTGTCGAATATGGCTATCTTGATCAACATACGATACTTTCTAAAGGAAAATCGATTCGCGACGTATTAAGGGATGCATACTTACCTTTATTCGAGCAGGAAAAGGCACTGAATGAAGTTACAGAGAAAATGGGTACTGCCACTCCGGAGGAACTTGAAGAACTCTTGGAACAAATGGGTGAAATCCAGGACAAGCTGGAAGCCGGCGGTTTTTACAATCTGGATATTAAAATTGAAGAAGCGGCACGCGGTTTAGGGTTGGATGCAATCGGTTTGGACCGTGATGTCTCTGCCCTAAGCGGCGGACAACGGACAAAGGTTTTACTAGCCAAGCTACTTTTGGAACAGCCTGAAGTACTGCTCCTTGATGAACCGACGAACTACTTGGATGTAGAGCATATCCGCTGGCTGAGCAGCTACTTAAAGGAATATCCTAATGCATTCTTATTAATTTCGCATGACACCGAGTTCATGAACGGCGTCGTCGACGTCATTTTCCATCTTGAATTTTCTAAACTGACCCGTTACACGGCAACTTATGAAAAATTTCTTGAGCTGGCTGAATTGAATAAAAACCAACATATTAACGCATATGAAAAACAGCGTGAATTCATTAAAAAGCAGGAAGATTTCATTGCAAAAAATAAAGCCCGCTATTCAACGACCGGTCGGGCAAAGAGCCGTCAAAAGCAATTGAACCGCATGGAACGTATCGATCGTCCGGAAACTGCAATGAAACCTACCTTTGACTTTAAAGAGTCACGTGCGAGCAGCCGTTATGTATTTGAAGGTGAAGATCTGGAGATCGGATATGACCGCCCATTGCTTCCGAAGTTGTCCATGACCATCGAGCGGGGAGAAAAAATTGCCGTGGTCGGCTGTAACGGAGTTGGTAAATCCACTCTATTAAAAACGATTTTGGGTAAAATCGATCCTCTAGGCGGTAAAAGATCACTTGGCGACTTCCTTTTTTCTTCTTATTTTGAACAAGAAGTGAAAGCAGGCGATACGACGCCGATCGATGAAGTATGGAATGCATTTCCGCATCTGGACCAACCGCAGGTACGTGCGATTCTTGCCCGTGTCGGTTTGAAAAACGAGCACATTACACGTCCGATGAGCCATTTAAGCGGTGGAGAACAAGCAAAAGTGCGCCTATGTAAACTCATGCTTACCGAAAGCAATTGGCTGTTATTCGATGAACCGACGAACCATTTGGATGTCGTTGCAAAAGAAGAACTGAAACGTGCATTGAAAGAGTATAAAGGAACGATTGTCCTTGTATGCCATGAACCTGATTTCTATGAAGATTGGGTAACCAAAGTATGGGATGTAGAGGAATGGTCGGCACAAAATTAA
- a CDS encoding class I SAM-dependent methyltransferase has translation MKASYYHTITLMANMLDQANIPYQYTGRSALFVQGVDIDEYHKIDLDVQWDVFNESLDLFSEYSPTKPERSPETAFFLMDVEGVSVTVCCRFNTTIKTDPYRLSIKMGNMEVWCRSLYSYLYEEEMRKYSTVIHAYLSAEQKGFTAENEQAWNQNNYLALVNRYGDPVELASKIKQNPKWRLHPFYKYMGDISGKKITHLMGSNGVKAVALAMLGAEVKVVDFSQENAMFANELASGANVSIEYIVSDVLSLSSEHVSGNQDLILMELGVLHYLIDLQPLFEKIKMMLKPGGRFVLHEFHPISTKLITSNGKKHKVTGNYFAPAIENNEVAFSKHMPDEEKGSLSRVVQRKWTIGELITSIGQSGLVIKVLEEEPNHKMHDIGLPKTYTLVAERV, from the coding sequence ATGAAGGCAAGTTATTATCATACAATCACCTTAATGGCGAACATGTTGGATCAAGCTAATATTCCATACCAATATACAGGTCGATCTGCTCTGTTCGTACAAGGAGTGGATATCGATGAATATCATAAAATCGACCTGGATGTACAATGGGATGTCTTTAATGAGTCTTTGGATCTTTTTTCCGAATACTCCCCAACAAAGCCTGAAAGAAGTCCTGAGACTGCATTCTTTCTAATGGATGTCGAGGGGGTTTCTGTCACTGTTTGCTGCCGGTTTAACACGACCATTAAAACGGACCCTTATCGCTTGTCCATAAAGATGGGGAATATGGAGGTTTGGTGCAGGTCGTTATACAGTTATTTATACGAAGAAGAAATGAGAAAGTACAGTACCGTGATTCATGCTTACTTATCAGCCGAGCAGAAGGGGTTCACAGCGGAAAATGAACAGGCGTGGAACCAGAATAATTATTTAGCGCTTGTCAATCGTTATGGAGATCCCGTGGAATTGGCATCAAAAATCAAGCAAAACCCAAAATGGAGACTGCACCCTTTTTATAAGTATATGGGAGATATATCCGGTAAAAAAATCACTCATTTGATGGGATCGAACGGTGTCAAAGCAGTTGCCCTTGCCATGTTGGGAGCTGAAGTGAAAGTTGTTGATTTTTCCCAGGAAAACGCAATGTTTGCAAATGAGCTGGCGAGTGGTGCCAATGTCTCCATCGAGTATATCGTTTCGGATGTCCTTTCACTATCATCCGAGCATGTATCAGGGAATCAGGATTTGATTTTAATGGAGCTCGGTGTGCTTCACTACTTAATAGATCTGCAGCCGTTATTTGAAAAAATTAAAATGATGCTGAAACCTGGAGGCCGATTCGTACTGCATGAATTTCACCCGATTTCAACAAAGCTCATTACTTCAAATGGTAAAAAACACAAAGTCACAGGCAACTATTTCGCTCCGGCAATCGAAAACAATGAGGTCGCATTTTCGAAGCATATGCCTGATGAGGAAAAAGGGAGCCTTTCAAGAGTTGTACAGCGTAAATGGACAATCGGGGAACTTATAACGTCAATAGGTCAATCAGGGCTGGTTATTAAAGTACTCGAGGAAGAACCTAATCATAAAATGCATGATATTGGGCTTCCGAAAACATATACCTTGGTGGCGGAACGAGTTTAA
- a CDS encoding phosphotransferase codes for MEKPWLAEYPVSLVLAGKLIMLQFPEIELKEIKQLGEGFDNTVIQINGQFVFRFPRRPIAVTLIQVESQLLPSIAGTLPLAIPEPIFFGKPSTLYPYPFTGYKMVKGHLPEEESEASKVESAKRFARFLKVLHSFPAERAMRLGVQPDGMMRLDVSYRKKSLMENVSNLLKLGYFEQAQAVKDFVEALDDLDVQHPISLVHGDIHIRNVLLDDEGVLAGIIDWGDVHIGNPAIDFSFLYSYFPKEARRAFFEIYGEIEKETESLARFRAIYMLVTLLVYGIDRHDEELIAITSTGLKFAMEE; via the coding sequence GTGGAAAAGCCTTGGTTGGCAGAATATCCAGTTTCGCTGGTGCTGGCAGGGAAATTGATCATGCTGCAGTTTCCGGAAATTGAGTTGAAAGAGATCAAGCAACTTGGGGAGGGTTTCGATAACACGGTGATACAAATCAATGGGCAATTTGTATTCCGTTTCCCCCGCCGCCCTATTGCAGTTACGTTGATTCAGGTGGAAAGTCAGCTTTTGCCATCCATTGCAGGCACTTTGCCGCTTGCTATCCCTGAACCGATCTTTTTTGGGAAACCAAGTACCCTGTATCCTTATCCTTTTACCGGTTATAAAATGGTAAAAGGACACTTGCCTGAAGAAGAATCAGAGGCAAGTAAGGTCGAATCGGCAAAAAGGTTTGCCCGTTTTTTGAAGGTTCTTCACAGTTTTCCTGCGGAAAGGGCTATGCGTTTGGGTGTGCAGCCTGATGGGATGATGAGGCTTGATGTATCCTATCGAAAGAAATCACTTATGGAAAATGTCTCAAATCTATTAAAGCTAGGATACTTTGAACAGGCACAGGCGGTTAAGGATTTTGTTGAAGCCTTAGACGATTTGGATGTTCAGCATCCGATTTCACTCGTTCACGGAGACATTCATATCCGGAATGTTTTACTTGATGACGAAGGCGTTCTCGCAGGTATCATTGATTGGGGAGATGTTCATATCGGGAATCCAGCCATTGATTTCTCCTTTTTATACAGTTATTTCCCAAAAGAGGCGCGCAGAGCTTTTTTCGAAATCTATGGTGAAATCGAAAAGGAAACAGAGAGCTTAGCCCGGTTCAGAGCCATATATATGCTTGTTACATTACTCGTTTATGGCATAGACCGCCACGATGAAGAGCTGATTGCCATTACGAGTACCGGTTTGAAATTTGCTATGGAAGAATAA
- a CDS encoding DEAD/DEAH box helicase, which yields MTEFIDLGVSPAINKILKQIGISAPTPIQEKSIPDILAGRDVIAKAQTGTGKTLAFLLPILEKVDPAASHIQSLIVTPTRELALQITAELKKFADEIEGLQVLAVYGGQDVEQQMKKLTRNISVVVATPGRLLDHLRRGTIDLSQTGTLVLDEADQMLHIGFLPEVEEIMGQLPEERQTLLFSATMPEQVHQLAKRYMTKPLTAAVKAEQVTVEKIRQLVIETTDRAKQSSLINMIKEEQPYLAIIFCRTKRRVSVLNDALKAAGFNSEELHGDLSQAKRERVMKNFRDAKLQYLVATDVAARGLDVEGVTHVFNYDVPEDAESYIHRIGRTGRAGENGLAVTFIATKDLQLLSDIEKGISMKIERRTIEGVKMFQPDEVRQKRKRHEDSSDEGTRRPRSGGGRKHRERIDTRGPNRGSHRSVNQADNREVEREKPRGGRMENGRGPIRDDSRGSRSENGRGPIRDDSRGGRSENGRGPRRENPRGGRSEESREPKRDNPRGDQRDSRRSPSAQGPSNRRGGSGSFSNRGRNR from the coding sequence ATGACAGAATTCATCGACCTTGGCGTCAGCCCGGCGATTAATAAGATATTAAAGCAAATAGGAATATCCGCCCCTACCCCGATTCAGGAGAAATCGATACCAGATATCCTTGCTGGAAGGGATGTCATCGCGAAGGCGCAGACGGGAACGGGGAAGACTTTGGCCTTTTTGCTGCCAATCCTGGAAAAAGTCGATCCCGCCGCATCCCACATACAATCATTGATCGTCACGCCAACGAGGGAATTGGCTTTGCAAATCACTGCTGAATTGAAAAAATTCGCTGATGAAATCGAAGGACTTCAAGTGCTTGCAGTTTATGGCGGACAGGATGTCGAGCAGCAAATGAAAAAGCTGACAAGAAACATCTCCGTGGTGGTCGCCACTCCAGGAAGGTTATTAGATCATTTACGAAGAGGCACCATCGATCTCTCACAAACTGGAACACTTGTGCTTGATGAAGCTGATCAAATGCTTCATATTGGGTTTTTACCAGAAGTGGAAGAGATCATGGGACAGCTTCCAGAGGAGCGCCAAACGCTGCTCTTTTCAGCGACGATGCCTGAACAGGTGCATCAATTGGCAAAACGCTACATGACTAAACCATTAACTGCCGCTGTGAAGGCTGAGCAAGTAACGGTTGAGAAAATCAGGCAGCTTGTCATCGAGACGACCGATCGTGCCAAACAGTCTTCATTAATCAACATGATCAAAGAAGAACAGCCATACCTTGCGATCATATTTTGCCGTACAAAACGGCGTGTTTCGGTTTTGAATGATGCCCTGAAGGCAGCTGGATTCAATTCGGAAGAGCTTCATGGTGACCTTTCACAAGCAAAGCGGGAACGTGTGATGAAAAACTTCAGAGACGCCAAGCTTCAATATTTAGTGGCAACGGACGTTGCTGCACGAGGGCTCGATGTAGAAGGCGTGACCCATGTGTTTAATTATGATGTTCCCGAGGATGCAGAAAGTTACATCCACCGAATTGGCCGGACTGGCCGAGCGGGTGAGAACGGCTTGGCTGTAACCTTCATAGCAACGAAGGATCTTCAGCTATTAAGCGATATTGAAAAAGGGATCTCCATGAAAATCGAAAGAAGGACGATTGAAGGAGTGAAAATGTTCCAACCAGATGAGGTGAGGCAAAAAAGGAAGCGTCATGAAGATTCTTCTGATGAGGGTACCCGCCGACCGCGTTCGGGAGGTGGAAGGAAACATCGGGAACGGATAGATACGAGAGGACCGAATCGAGGCAGTCACCGTTCTGTAAACCAAGCGGACAATCGTGAAGTCGAGAGGGAGAAACCACGTGGAGGCCGGATGGAAAACGGTCGTGGACCTATTCGTGACGATTCACGGGGAAGCCGTTCGGAAAACGGCCGTGGACCTATTCGTGATGATTCACGGGGAGGCCGTTCGGAAAACGGCCGCGGACCAAGGCGAGAGAATCCGCGGGGTGGCCGCTCGGAAGAAAGCCGTGAGCCAAAGCGTGACAATCCACGAGGAGATCAAAGAGACAGCCGAAGATCTCCTAGTGCACAAGGTCCAAGTAATCGTAGGGGTGGATCTGGCAGCTTTTCTAATAGAGGGAGAAACCGGTAA